A genomic segment from Labrys wisconsinensis encodes:
- a CDS encoding DNA/RNA non-specific endonuclease gives MAAPTERLKSYLDRILPAASPLEALAEDRSGLESLAERKALPKSRADMARNAVQKASTGKALTPPEQFALEAIIIPDQRPAIDIVDGDYAVSHPLWTHFVTDPAIHANIRRAIPAIGRIELPNHPSLPYGGTGFVVGADLVMTNRHVAEIFASGLGLRDLVFRSGLTAGIDFKRERGRDGSTFLTVREVAMIHPYWDMALLRVEGLAPEQAALSLALRDPDALVDTEVAVIGYPAFDPRNDAAVQNEVFGGVYYVKRLQPGKIMSRAPILSFGKTVSAIRHDSSTLGGDSGAAVVEAATGKVIALHFGGVYLDANYGVPVAELGRDGRVTALQLDFDGRPSPGAAPWEDWWRRTDPQEAPAAPPATAPEPAGQPALRSAGPDGATWTIPIEISIRLGTPTAAAAAVPAAAAMEAMVEPTHDADYSTRRGYDAGFLGVPVPLPGARDADSVVRFAGGETIPYHHFSLALHKARRIALFTASNLDGSAAAKKPDKDHAYDRKSLGGLGRVDMEKWFIDPRIDPRFQLPDRFFTKDRGAFDKGHIVRREDVAWGRSFEEVRFANGDTFHVTNCSPQVSGFNQSAAGQDNWGDLENYVMKQAAAEKLCLFAGPVLAEDDPIFVGVDDIGPVRVKIPRQYWKVVVAASDGSLQSFGFVLRQDLADVPLEFVVDAVWQKYMVPLAALEALNPLVRFPDAVRAADQSGRAGGEAVRRSLAIAMAPTA, from the coding sequence ATGGCCGCACCTACGGAACGCCTGAAGTCCTATCTCGACCGCATCCTGCCGGCCGCGAGCCCGCTGGAGGCGCTGGCCGAGGACCGCTCCGGCCTGGAGTCCCTGGCCGAGCGCAAGGCGCTGCCCAAGAGCCGGGCCGACATGGCGCGCAACGCCGTGCAGAAGGCGAGCACCGGCAAGGCGCTGACGCCGCCCGAGCAGTTCGCCCTGGAGGCGATCATCATCCCCGACCAGCGTCCGGCGATCGACATCGTCGACGGCGACTATGCCGTGAGCCACCCGCTCTGGACGCATTTCGTCACCGATCCGGCGATCCACGCCAATATCCGCCGGGCCATCCCCGCCATCGGCCGCATCGAGCTGCCGAACCATCCGAGCCTGCCCTATGGCGGCACCGGCTTCGTCGTCGGCGCCGACCTCGTCATGACCAACCGCCACGTCGCCGAGATCTTCGCCTCGGGGCTCGGCTTGCGCGACCTCGTCTTCCGCTCGGGCCTCACGGCCGGGATCGACTTCAAGCGCGAGCGCGGCCGCGACGGCTCGACCTTCCTGACGGTGCGCGAGGTGGCGATGATCCATCCCTATTGGGACATGGCGCTGCTGCGGGTCGAGGGCCTGGCGCCCGAGCAGGCGGCGCTCTCCCTGGCGCTGCGCGATCCCGACGCGCTGGTCGACACCGAGGTGGCGGTGATCGGCTATCCCGCCTTCGATCCGCGCAACGACGCGGCGGTGCAGAACGAGGTGTTCGGCGGCGTCTACTACGTCAAGCGCCTGCAGCCGGGCAAGATCATGAGCCGCGCGCCGATCCTGAGCTTCGGCAAGACGGTCTCGGCAATCCGCCACGATTCATCCACCCTGGGCGGGGATTCCGGCGCCGCCGTGGTGGAGGCGGCGACCGGCAAGGTGATCGCGCTGCATTTCGGCGGCGTCTATCTCGACGCCAATTACGGCGTGCCGGTCGCCGAGCTCGGCCGCGACGGCCGCGTCACCGCCCTGCAGCTCGACTTCGACGGTCGCCCGAGCCCGGGCGCGGCGCCGTGGGAGGACTGGTGGCGCAGGACCGATCCGCAGGAGGCGCCCGCCGCGCCGCCCGCAACCGCGCCGGAGCCCGCCGGCCAGCCCGCCCTGCGCTCCGCCGGCCCCGACGGCGCCACCTGGACGATCCCGATCGAGATCAGCATCCGCCTCGGCACGCCCACGGCGGCCGCGGCCGCCGTCCCAGCCGCGGCGGCGATGGAGGCCATGGTCGAGCCGACGCACGACGCCGACTATTCCACGCGCCGGGGCTATGACGCAGGCTTCCTCGGTGTGCCGGTGCCGCTGCCCGGCGCCCGGGATGCCGACAGTGTGGTGCGCTTCGCCGGCGGGGAGACGATCCCCTATCACCATTTCTCCCTGGCCCTGCACAAGGCCCGGCGCATCGCCCTGTTCACCGCCTCGAACCTCGACGGCAGCGCCGCCGCCAAGAAGCCGGACAAGGACCACGCCTATGACCGCAAGAGCCTGGGCGGGCTCGGCCGTGTCGACATGGAGAAATGGTTCATCGATCCGAGGATCGACCCGCGCTTCCAGCTGCCCGACCGCTTCTTCACCAAGGACAGGGGCGCCTTCGACAAGGGCCATATCGTGCGGCGCGAGGACGTCGCCTGGGGGCGCAGCTTCGAGGAGGTGCGCTTCGCCAACGGCGACACGTTCCACGTCACCAATTGCTCGCCGCAGGTCAGCGGCTTCAACCAGTCCGCCGCGGGGCAGGACAATTGGGGCGACCTTGAGAACTACGTGATGAAGCAGGCGGCGGCCGAGAAGCTCTGCCTGTTCGCGGGGCCGGTGCTGGCGGAGGACGACCCGATCTTCGTCGGCGTCGACGATATCGGGCCGGTGCGGGTCAAGATCCCGCGGCAATATTGGAAGGTGGTGGTCGCCGCTTCGGACGGGAGCCTGCAGAGCTTCGGCTTCGTGCTGCGCCAGGACCTCGCCGACGTGCCGCTGGAATTCGTGGTCGACGCGGTCTGGCAGAAATACATGGTGCCGCTCGCCGCGCTCGAGGCGCTCAACCCGCTGGTGCGCTTCCCCGACGCGGTGCGTGCGGCGGACCAGTCCGGCCGGGCCGGCGGCGAGGCGGTGCGCCGGAGCCTCGCCATCGCCATGGCGCCGACGGCCTGA
- a CDS encoding S8 family peptidase produces the protein MTERERLLDQVRSLQRAPGAAPSRRTLRVVLEFDAAQPPAAVAARLRLALGIEVEVAPLLADPPSRAAPGGLDRFLAASIPGVRVADLAGSPFELAYAMADASGAVTAEPETGAGFYVVRESAEPGLEGLDAFPPGCWVDQAGDPTPALPYWALDAIRARAAWETAPAAGGRARGEGISVFQPDTGVADHVEIEPGMLDLGRAHDFVADRPGATDPMNYGGNPGHGTGTASVVASRIAGIMAGSAPLATLVPLRAVESVVVFDHGRVAAAVEHARRNGAEVITMSLGGPWSSALRAAIDAAIRDGVIVLAAAGNCVGFVVWPARYEEVIAVAGSNRADRPWKGSCRGEAVDISAPGEFVPRANRSPANGGSPESVAGGQGTSFAVALTAGVAALWLAHHGPDAIRRSLGPGETVQSRFVGLLRASARRVPGLDPDEFGAGVVDAAGLLGRGLGPAALEEMPGPAAVADGLRSLRSLLAESPVAAPMLEGVPAPAAAAADRRFAAELSHLAMQAGLARQGAAQLEATTGALAPSPTLLAAMAARPGG, from the coding sequence ATGACGGAACGCGAGCGCCTTCTCGACCAGGTCCGGTCGCTGCAGCGCGCGCCCGGCGCCGCGCCATCCCGGCGGACACTGCGTGTCGTTCTCGAATTCGATGCGGCGCAGCCCCCCGCGGCCGTGGCGGCGCGTCTGCGCCTGGCGCTCGGCATCGAGGTGGAGGTGGCGCCGCTCCTGGCGGATCCGCCGTCCCGGGCTGCGCCCGGCGGGCTCGACCGCTTCCTGGCGGCGAGCATTCCCGGGGTGCGCGTCGCCGACCTCGCCGGCAGCCCATTCGAGCTCGCCTATGCCATGGCCGACGCCAGCGGGGCGGTGACGGCCGAGCCCGAGACCGGGGCCGGCTTCTACGTGGTGCGCGAGAGCGCCGAGCCCGGCCTGGAGGGGCTGGACGCCTTCCCGCCCGGCTGCTGGGTCGACCAGGCCGGGGATCCGACGCCGGCGCTGCCCTATTGGGCGCTCGACGCCATCCGCGCCCGCGCCGCCTGGGAGACGGCGCCGGCGGCCGGCGGCCGGGCACGCGGGGAGGGGATCAGCGTGTTCCAGCCCGACACCGGCGTCGCCGACCATGTCGAGATCGAGCCGGGGATGCTCGACCTCGGACGCGCCCACGACTTCGTCGCCGACAGGCCCGGCGCCACCGACCCCATGAACTATGGCGGCAATCCCGGCCACGGCACCGGCACCGCCAGCGTCGTCGCCAGCCGCATCGCGGGCATCATGGCCGGCTCGGCGCCGCTCGCCACCCTGGTGCCGCTGCGGGCGGTGGAGAGCGTCGTCGTGTTCGACCACGGCCGCGTCGCCGCCGCCGTCGAGCATGCGCGCCGCAACGGGGCTGAGGTGATCACCATGAGCCTCGGCGGCCCCTGGAGCAGCGCGCTGCGCGCCGCCATCGACGCTGCCATCCGCGACGGCGTCATCGTGCTCGCCGCCGCCGGCAATTGCGTCGGCTTCGTCGTCTGGCCCGCCCGCTACGAGGAGGTCATCGCCGTCGCCGGCTCGAACCGGGCCGATCGCCCCTGGAAGGGCAGTTGCCGCGGCGAGGCCGTCGACATATCGGCGCCCGGCGAGTTCGTGCCGCGGGCCAACCGCTCGCCCGCCAATGGCGGCAGCCCCGAAAGCGTCGCCGGCGGCCAGGGCACCTCCTTCGCCGTGGCGCTGACGGCCGGGGTGGCGGCGCTGTGGCTGGCGCATCACGGGCCCGACGCGATCCGGCGCAGCCTCGGGCCGGGCGAGACGGTCCAGTCCCGCTTCGTCGGGCTGCTGCGGGCCAGCGCGCGCCGGGTGCCCGGCCTCGACCCCGACGAGTTCGGTGCCGGCGTCGTCGATGCCGCCGGCCTGCTGGGCCGCGGCCTCGGCCCGGCCGCGCTGGAGGAGATGCCGGGCCCGGCCGCCGTGGCCGACGGGCTGCGCTCGCTGCGCAGCCTGCTGGCCGAGAGCCCGGTCGCGGCGCCGATGCTGGAGGGCGTGCCGGCGCCGGCGGCTGCGGCGGCCGACCGGCGCTTCGCCGCCGAGCTGTCGCATCTGGCGATGCAGGCCGGCCTCGCCCGGCAGGGCGCCGCGCAGTTGGAGGCGACGACCGGGGCGCTGGCGCCGAGCCCGACCCTGCTCGCCGCCATGGCGGCAAGGCCGGGCGGCTGA
- a CDS encoding trypsin-like peptidase domain-containing protein has product MAVDLENLTGAQVKVVVEAIRSSFDEEQLTMLLATDLDRDIDDLAEPGTWEFRVFRVVRASQMQGFGQRLIEAIEAERPDAPRIKGLRTTLGLVAPSQPAGAAAATGPLEKIVRDRSTMRDFGRWLDLLVRIQGRVCRVEGKMYGTAFLVADDLVLTNYHVVEAEAKGVAAPADLAFRFDYSTRDGADQPGRVVKAAAQWLVASAPYAQADLTAGAGAAGPGDLDFALVRLAEPVGRDAKGTGLRGSIPLSVEAPRASEGDVVFIVQHPQGAPLSLASGVVEAPVPSGLRLRYDANTEPGSSGSPVFDASLGLLALHHAGDPNWTPTYNQGIPIGLVAAWLKDRAIALAGAA; this is encoded by the coding sequence ATGGCGGTTGATCTGGAGAACCTCACGGGCGCACAGGTCAAGGTCGTCGTCGAGGCGATCCGCTCGAGCTTCGACGAGGAGCAGCTCACCATGCTGCTCGCCACCGACCTGGACAGGGACATCGACGACCTCGCCGAGCCCGGCACCTGGGAATTCCGGGTGTTCCGGGTGGTGCGCGCCAGCCAGATGCAGGGCTTCGGCCAGCGGCTCATCGAGGCGATCGAGGCGGAGCGGCCGGATGCGCCGCGCATCAAGGGATTGCGGACGACGCTCGGGCTGGTGGCGCCGAGCCAGCCTGCCGGCGCGGCTGCCGCCACGGGGCCGCTGGAGAAGATCGTCCGCGACCGCTCCACCATGCGCGATTTCGGGCGCTGGCTCGACCTGCTGGTCAGGATCCAGGGGCGGGTCTGCCGGGTCGAAGGCAAGATGTACGGCACGGCCTTCCTGGTGGCCGACGACCTCGTCCTGACCAATTATCACGTGGTGGAGGCGGAGGCGAAGGGTGTCGCCGCGCCGGCCGACCTCGCCTTCCGCTTCGACTATTCCACCCGCGACGGGGCCGACCAGCCCGGCCGGGTGGTGAAGGCGGCGGCGCAGTGGCTGGTGGCCTCCGCGCCCTATGCGCAGGCGGATCTCACGGCCGGCGCCGGCGCTGCAGGCCCGGGCGATCTCGATTTCGCGCTGGTCCGGCTGGCCGAGCCGGTGGGGCGGGACGCGAAGGGGACCGGCCTCCGCGGCTCGATCCCGCTCAGCGTCGAGGCGCCCAGGGCGAGCGAGGGCGACGTCGTCTTCATCGTCCAGCATCCGCAGGGCGCGCCGCTGTCGCTGGCCTCGGGCGTGGTCGAGGCGCCGGTGCCTTCGGGCCTGCGGCTGCGCTACGACGCCAACACCGAGCCCGGCTCTTCCGGCTCCCCGGTGTTCGACGCCAGCCTCGGGCTGCTGGCGCTGCACCATGCCGGCGATCCCAACTGGACCCCGACCTACAACCAGGGCATCCCGATCGGCCTCGTCGCCGCCTGGCTGAAGGATCGGGCGATCGCCCTGGCCGGGGCAGCTTGA
- a CDS encoding peptidoglycan recognition protein family protein — MPMCPFAVSKPISGPSGSYTGGPFKIVHHTTEGGTAQGAFDAFKAHRSDPHFTVDATTVYQHIDTGMAARALRNAPGGVQTNRDSAIQIEVVGFAHRPKTRATLDNVRRLCRWLEATHGIPKVWPNGRPKPAVDGRDPGGHNRNAANWDGKGGHYGHCHVPENTHWDPAYTKDEADFIMLDNTEGIAEGRFSALIEEDPGLASDQSRMPDHCHGESSAPAAAAARPRRSRTRRSAGKVSA, encoded by the coding sequence ATGCCCATGTGTCCTTTCGCCGTTTCCAAGCCGATCAGCGGCCCGTCGGGCTCCTACACCGGCGGCCCCTTCAAGATCGTCCACCACACCACCGAGGGCGGCACGGCCCAGGGCGCCTTCGACGCCTTCAAGGCGCATCGCTCGGACCCGCACTTCACCGTGGACGCGACCACCGTCTACCAGCACATCGACACCGGCATGGCGGCGCGGGCGCTGCGCAACGCGCCGGGCGGCGTGCAGACCAACCGGGATTCCGCCATCCAGATCGAGGTGGTCGGCTTCGCCCATCGCCCGAAGACCCGGGCGACGCTCGACAATGTCCGCCGGCTCTGCCGCTGGCTCGAGGCGACGCACGGCATTCCCAAGGTCTGGCCGAACGGCCGCCCCAAGCCGGCGGTCGACGGCCGCGATCCCGGCGGCCACAACCGCAACGCCGCGAACTGGGACGGCAAGGGCGGCCATTACGGCCATTGCCATGTGCCGGAGAACACCCATTGGGATCCGGCCTATACCAAGGACGAGGCCGACTTCATCATGCTCGACAACACCGAGGGCATCGCCGAGGGGCGCTTCTCCGCGCTGATCGAGGAGGATCCGGGCCTGGCGAGCGACCAGTCGCGCATGCCCGACCATTGCCACGGCGAGTCCTCGGCGCCGGCCGCAGCGGCGGCAAGGCCGCGGCGGAGCAGGACGCGCCGCAGCGCCGGCAAGGTTTCGGCCTGA
- a CDS encoding DUF4411 family protein, whose amino-acid sequence MASPSIYCIDTSSILTWYVDIYPPAIFPKLPERIEQLVEVGRMRAPKAVFDEIKSDDCHKWAKAQTDLFVEESVAVQRIVRQLMATHHNPAKPLKGINGADPFVIAMAKAGGPNWVVVSDEHAGTLESRKIPFVCNAEGVSCINFKAMMLAEGWTFT is encoded by the coding sequence ATGGCCTCTCCGTCGATCTACTGCATTGACACCAGTTCAATTCTCACTTGGTACGTCGACATCTACCCTCCGGCGATCTTCCCAAAGCTTCCCGAACGGATCGAGCAACTGGTGGAAGTCGGGCGCATGCGGGCGCCCAAGGCTGTGTTCGACGAAATCAAAAGTGACGATTGCCACAAATGGGCCAAGGCCCAGACCGACCTCTTTGTGGAAGAATCGGTGGCGGTTCAGAGGATCGTGCGCCAGCTCATGGCCACCCATCACAACCCAGCCAAACCCTTGAAGGGCATCAACGGAGCAGACCCGTTCGTGATTGCCATGGCGAAGGCTGGCGGTCCCAACTGGGTCGTCGTCAGCGACGAGCATGCGGGAACGCTCGAAAGCCGCAAGATTCCCTTCGTCTGCAATGCCGAGGGAGTCTCGTGCATCAACTTCAAGGCGATGATGCTCGCAGAGGGATGGACATTCACATAG
- a CDS encoding XRE family transcriptional regulator, with amino-acid sequence MARSIAAIVEPKILTWARATAGLSIDDAARSIQTKPEKVEAWERGEESPSMAQLRKMAAAYKRVLSDFYLPAVPREGAIPHDFRRLPGEVALHYSRALRYQLRIAAERRELALDLADELDSEVPTVDGHLRLDADAEQSGAELRRQLRTTIDKQRIWRDPRAGYNGWRAAIERAGILVFQAVGIPTTEMLGFSLSERPLPVIGVNRKLRPNGRTFTLLHECVHVYLGESSICDIEDGVLRPPEEERVEIFCNAVAAAALVPLDNLLAEPLVRAQPARPRDWSAAELAALSRTFSVSEEVILRRLLTAGRTSQDFYAARRAAWGGLMQDVQPSDPDAEMKRNMPQEVLSDLGRPFTQIVVNSYQNSYTSLSDVTRYLGLKAEKIAKLEELLAGH; translated from the coding sequence ATGGCACGCAGCATCGCCGCGATCGTAGAACCGAAGATCCTGACGTGGGCACGCGCCACGGCGGGGCTTTCGATCGACGACGCAGCGAGGAGCATCCAGACAAAGCCCGAGAAGGTCGAAGCTTGGGAAAGGGGCGAAGAGAGCCCGAGCATGGCTCAGCTCCGGAAAATGGCAGCCGCCTACAAGCGGGTCTTGAGTGATTTCTATTTGCCCGCAGTCCCCCGGGAAGGAGCGATACCGCACGATTTTCGTCGCCTGCCCGGCGAGGTTGCGCTGCATTATTCGCGCGCGCTGCGCTATCAGCTACGGATCGCGGCCGAGCGCCGCGAACTGGCGCTTGATCTAGCCGACGAGTTGGACAGTGAGGTTCCGACCGTCGATGGACATTTGCGACTCGATGCAGACGCCGAACAGTCGGGCGCGGAGCTACGCCGTCAGTTGCGCACGACGATAGACAAGCAGCGTATTTGGCGCGATCCGCGTGCCGGCTACAACGGATGGCGTGCTGCGATCGAGCGCGCGGGCATCCTGGTCTTTCAGGCCGTCGGCATCCCGACGACCGAAATGCTCGGCTTCTCGCTCAGCGAGCGCCCCCTGCCTGTGATCGGCGTGAATCGCAAGCTGCGCCCGAACGGACGTACGTTCACCCTGCTGCATGAATGCGTGCACGTGTACCTTGGGGAGAGCAGCATTTGCGACATCGAGGACGGCGTGCTGCGCCCCCCGGAGGAGGAGAGGGTCGAGATCTTCTGCAACGCGGTTGCAGCCGCTGCCCTGGTACCTCTTGACAACTTGCTTGCAGAGCCCCTCGTGCGTGCTCAGCCCGCCCGCCCCCGCGATTGGAGCGCTGCCGAGCTGGCGGCGTTGTCGCGCACGTTCAGCGTCAGCGAGGAGGTAATCTTGCGCCGGCTGCTCACCGCCGGACGCACGTCGCAGGATTTCTATGCAGCCCGCCGCGCGGCCTGGGGCGGCTTGATGCAGGACGTGCAACCGTCGGACCCTGACGCCGAAATGAAGCGCAATATGCCGCAGGAAGTTTTGAGCGATCTCGGCAGGCCGTTCACGCAGATCGTGGTCAACAGCTATCAGAATTCCTATACTTCATTGAGTGACGTGACGCGGTATCTCGGCCTGAAAGCCGAGAAGATTGCCAAGCTGGAAGAATTGTTGGCGGGGCACTAA